In the genome of Longimicrobium sp., the window GCAAGGCTGGGCGTGCTTCTTAGCGGGAGAGCGGCCAGCCTTGTTCTCGTGCCCTGCTGGTATGTAAACCAATACCATGCCGGGCGTTTGTCAATGCTCATCGTACCAGAACGGGAGGTGAGGATGGATTTCAAGGAAGCCACGGACGTGCTCACGTCGGCTCCAACGATGACGCTCGCGAAGGTCGCTGAAGCGTTCGGGAAAGACACGCACACCATCATGCGTGCGCGAATGGAGGGGCCGAATGCGCGGACGCCGCCGCGTGATTGGCAACCGGTTGTGGCGCGGCTCGCCCGTGCTCAAGCCGCATACCTGAGACGCTATGCGGCCGGCTTGGATCGCTTAGCAGATGAATTGGAATGACTTAGCATGATGACTCGGTCCTTTACCACGCCGTAACTCATTGCGTTATGCGTCGGCAAATCAAATCGATCGCCTGCTCCGGCGTACGGCCTCGTAAATCGATATAGCCGTCGATGGAGAAGATGCCGGGTAACTCGCTGTCGTCGAACCGCATCAACATCAGGTCAGCCCGGCGCTGTTTGATCAAATCGCGGATCGCGCGGAACTCCAATCCACACCAATCTTTCCTCTCATATTCCTCGCATACAAAGACGATGAGCAGATCTGAGTTGTCGTGATAGATCCGTTGTAAACGAATATCAAGATCTAAGGTTGCCAATTCGGCTTCAAAGAAGTGGTCGTAGAACACGTCCACACCCCGCGAACGTAGCCCATCGGCCACACTCTTCACGAACTCTCGCCTCTCTCCAGGGAACGAGAGCGCAACTTGAAAACGACGATTGGCTAAAGGATCCTTCATGTGGGTATCTGCTTTCCTGCCTTGAGCGGAGAACCGCCCTAACAAGAGATCGAGGGCAGCCAGTGAGCCTGTGAATGGGTCCACTTGGAGCCCGTCGTGCCCCAAGCGTTCCGGCTGGAATGTCGAAATGCTCAATAACATCAGATTGATCCAGACAGCCAGCGGATTGCTGTTTTCCGAGATAACTGGCTTCCCTGTCGTTTCTTCGTCATTGGCCGCCTTCACAGCCGCGAGCAAGTTCTCCGAAATCATCCGCTGCACTAACTCTTGCAATTCTGCTGGAATTATGGTTGCAGCCCGAAAAGCCATGCGTCGAAACAGCGCTGTTTCTGGCCCGGCGATAACGGCGAGCGCGGTCAGTTGAGCTTTCGCCAGTCCAAAACGTGTAATTCCCTTGAAGGTGTCCAAAGCTGCTGGAGTGGTACCAACAAACTGCCACAAGTTGATCGCGTGATGAGGACGAGGCAGTTTCAAGGAGGCTGGGTCATCATCAGCTTCGAGATAGTAGATCTTCAGTGAGAGGTCGTGATAACGACTTGCTTGGGCCTCGAAGTCGGCACGAAGCTGCCGTAGTTCATCCATAAATGGGTTTGCGGCCATCCGTATGCCTGTGGTAGGGATAGATCGGGCCAACTATCGCAGCTAACATCGCGCAACGGCAGCCGTCATGCAACCAATGGAGATTGGGGAT includes:
- a CDS encoding TIR domain-containing protein, with amino-acid sequence MAANPFMDELRQLRADFEAQASRYHDLSLKIYYLEADDDPASLKLPRPHHAINLWQFVGTTPAALDTFKGITRFGLAKAQLTALAVIAGPETALFRRMAFRAATIIPAELQELVQRMISENLLAAVKAANDEETTGKPVISENSNPLAVWINLMLLSISTFQPERLGHDGLQVDPFTGSLAALDLLLGRFSAQGRKADTHMKDPLANRRFQVALSFPGERREFVKSVADGLRSRGVDVFYDHFFEAELATLDLDIRLQRIYHDNSDLLIVFVCEEYERKDWCGLEFRAIRDLIKQRRADLMLMRFDDSELPGIFSIDGYIDLRGRTPEQAIDLICRRITQ